A region of Geobacillus sp. 46C-IIa DNA encodes the following proteins:
- the rpmG gene encoding 50S ribosomal protein L33, whose protein sequence is MRVNITLACTECGERNYISSKNKRNNPERLELKKYCPRDRKVTLHRETK, encoded by the coding sequence CGCGTGAACATTACATTGGCATGCACAGAATGCGGCGAACGCAATTACATTTCGTCCAAAAATAAACGCAACAATCCAGAGCGTCTGGAACTGAAAAAATATTGCCCGCGGGATCGCAAAGTTACGTTGCACCGCGAAACGAAGTAA
- a CDS encoding 5-formyltetrahydrofolate cyclo-ligase yields the protein MDRKRELRRRMLDRLRQLSAAEKQAYDRQIAAYLYQWPQWQEAQVIAITVARETEVDTVPIIEQAWREGKTVGVPKCDPLTKTMTFRRIASFAQLEKAYAGLLEPIEEQTAAIDRDELDLIIVPGVCFTKTGYRIGYGGGYYDRYLPGVAAVTAALAYSFQVVEDIPVEDHDVPVEFMITDQGVIHCGR from the coding sequence ATGGATCGCAAACGGGAACTGCGCCGCCGGATGCTTGATCGTCTCCGGCAGCTCTCGGCGGCTGAGAAGCAGGCATACGACCGGCAAATTGCCGCTTATTTATACCAGTGGCCGCAATGGCAAGAGGCGCAAGTGATCGCCATTACGGTGGCCAGAGAGACGGAAGTGGATACGGTGCCGATCATTGAACAAGCTTGGCGGGAAGGAAAAACGGTCGGTGTGCCAAAATGCGACCCGCTGACGAAAACGATGACGTTCCGGCGCATTGCGTCGTTTGCTCAGCTCGAGAAGGCGTATGCTGGATTGCTCGAGCCGATCGAGGAACAAACAGCGGCGATCGATCGTGATGAGCTTGACCTCATCATCGTTCCGGGTGTATGTTTCACGAAAACCGGCTACCGGATCGGTTATGGGGGCGGGTATTACGATCGGTATTTGCCGGGGGTGGCGGCGGTGACCGCGGCGCTCGCCTATTCGTTTCAAGTTGTTGAAGACATTCCGGTCGAGGATCATGATGTGCCGGTAGAGTTTATGATTACTGACCAAGGGGTTATTCATTGTGGGCGATGA
- a CDS encoding DUF92 domain-containing protein, translated as MGDEWWYAAASVIAAGGGWLLRLLSVSGAAAAVVVGTLVGCGFSWGGLWLLGLFFASSSFFSNAGKRKKAKMAGKLAKGGRRDAVQVFANGGVPAVLALLALFRPDPVWNELFVVAVAAANADTWASEIGALSRRPPRAWPSFRPVEAGTSGAVTPLGTAASLAGALFIAAAGAHFLHAAPFFTIALFGWLGSWLDTWLGTAWQSVYRCPVCGAATERKRHCGRKTIHVKGWRWLDNDAVNALSVAGAVLAATFVLVR; from the coding sequence GTGGGCGATGAATGGTGGTATGCAGCTGCCTCTGTCATCGCAGCTGGCGGCGGATGGCTGTTGCGGTTGCTGTCCGTCTCGGGGGCGGCGGCGGCCGTTGTCGTCGGCACGCTGGTCGGATGCGGCTTTTCTTGGGGCGGATTATGGTTGCTAGGTCTCTTTTTTGCCAGCTCCAGCTTCTTCAGCAACGCTGGGAAGCGGAAAAAGGCGAAGATGGCTGGGAAATTGGCCAAAGGCGGGCGGCGCGATGCTGTCCAAGTGTTCGCCAACGGCGGGGTGCCGGCTGTTTTGGCGTTGTTGGCGCTGTTTCGTCCTGACCCGGTTTGGAATGAGCTGTTCGTTGTCGCTGTCGCAGCGGCGAATGCCGACACGTGGGCGTCGGAAATCGGCGCTTTGAGCCGGCGCCCGCCGCGGGCATGGCCGAGTTTTCGTCCGGTGGAAGCCGGCACGTCGGGAGCGGTGACGCCCCTTGGCACGGCTGCTTCCCTCGCTGGGGCGCTGTTCATCGCCGCTGCCGGCGCGCATTTCCTCCACGCTGCACCCTTTTTTACCATTGCGCTGTTTGGCTGGCTCGGCAGTTGGCTGGACACGTGGCTTGGCACCGCTTGGCAGTCCGTTTATCGCTGTCCGGTATGTGGGGCAGCCACCGAACGGAAACGGCATTGCGGGCGGAAGACGATTCATGTGAAAGGATGGCGCTGGCTTGATAACGATGCGGTCAATGCCTTGTCGGTCGCCGGCGCGGTGCTCGCCGCCACGTTTGTGCTCGTGCGCTGA
- a CDS encoding HAD family hydrolase: protein MKRWEAVWFDLDETLIDYERTFCAAIRHCFHRFFPAAPVSFSVWFPIFKKACDRYWTDYEAGALPRRAYRRIRFLDAARACQIEADEEMADRFHAYFDEAVSRFAVALPGMTDLLGQLRAANVPLGVITNGSGAIQRGKLAACGLHRFFRSDAVVISEEVGYKKPEAAIFHYARNKRPSEQLVYVGDSWKLDVEGALGAGWEAVYFRPRQPAPAGSSVPVCRTVGELAALLLNGLGLVGERERGT from the coding sequence ATGAAACGGTGGGAGGCCGTTTGGTTTGATTTGGACGAGACGCTCATTGACTATGAGCGGACGTTTTGCGCCGCCATCCGCCATTGTTTTCATCGTTTTTTTCCGGCCGCTCCTGTTTCGTTTTCCGTTTGGTTTCCCATTTTCAAAAAGGCGTGCGACCGATATTGGACCGACTACGAAGCCGGAGCGTTGCCGCGGCGTGCTTACCGCCGGATTCGCTTTCTCGATGCGGCGCGCGCCTGCCAAATCGAAGCGGACGAAGAGATGGCCGACCGGTTTCACGCTTATTTTGACGAGGCAGTCAGCCGGTTTGCTGTCGCCTTGCCGGGCATGACCGATTTGCTTGGCCAGTTGCGCGCAGCCAATGTGCCGCTCGGTGTGATTACGAACGGCAGCGGCGCCATTCAGCGCGGGAAACTGGCCGCCTGCGGCCTGCATCGCTTTTTCCGCAGCGATGCCGTGGTCATTTCCGAAGAAGTTGGGTATAAAAAACCGGAGGCGGCGATTTTTCATTATGCTAGAAATAAGCGGCCATCCGAGCAGCTGGTATATGTCGGCGACTCGTGGAAATTGGATGTAGAGGGCGCACTTGGCGCCGGTTGGGAGGCTGTGTATTTTCGGCCGCGGCAACCGGCCCCCGCCGGCTCGTCTGTCCCGGTTTGCCGGACGGTCGGCGAGCTGGCCGCCCTGCTGCTCAATGGGCTTGGCCTCGTCGGAGAAAGGGAGAGGGGAACGTGA
- a CDS encoding rhomboid family intramembrane serine protease: MDVLFWQLVHLLLRDGYRIARMSERGDEIWLESGHWRRPTLVRLVRADFDWSRSLRLDIEYTWQFIRQMNGRKIGKGGRVVNVYVMAYPPVDDWESLIAEPLPLSGAAGGAFHTLLIHSGNTGEMLPQLEEMTGAALRPAPLVGEADPFAAAERLKHEVLTEWRRQREEERRIFEYGKPVFTRLLIIVQVAMFLILEWSGGSTDPSVLIRYGAKFNPLIEMGEWWRFLTPMFLHIGFLHLLTNTFALYYLGWTVERLYGSLRFLLIYTTAGFFGTLASFLFTPSISAGASGAIFGLFGALLYFGTVYRHLFFRTMGMNVISLIVVNLLFGLLVPGIDNAGHIGGLIGGFLAAGAVHLPKRAAWRRQMKALAAAALLAAAGLWAGFR; this comes from the coding sequence ATGGATGTATTGTTTTGGCAGCTTGTTCATCTTTTGCTTCGTGACGGCTACCGCATCGCGCGGATGTCCGAGCGCGGCGATGAAATATGGCTCGAATCGGGCCATTGGCGGCGCCCGACGCTTGTACGCCTCGTGCGTGCCGATTTTGACTGGAGCCGGTCGCTGCGTCTCGATATCGAGTACACATGGCAATTCATCCGGCAAATGAACGGGCGGAAAATCGGCAAAGGGGGTCGCGTCGTCAATGTATATGTGATGGCGTACCCGCCGGTCGACGATTGGGAGTCTCTTATCGCCGAGCCACTGCCGCTTTCCGGGGCGGCGGGTGGCGCGTTTCATACGCTCCTGATTCATAGCGGCAACACGGGCGAGATGCTGCCGCAGCTTGAGGAAATGACCGGCGCCGCGCTCCGTCCGGCGCCGCTCGTGGGGGAAGCCGATCCGTTTGCCGCCGCCGAACGTCTGAAACATGAGGTGCTGACAGAATGGCGCCGCCAGCGGGAGGAAGAGCGGCGCATTTTTGAATATGGCAAGCCGGTGTTCACCCGGCTGTTGATCATCGTGCAAGTGGCCATGTTTCTCATTCTCGAATGGAGCGGCGGCAGCACGGACCCGAGCGTCTTAATCCGTTATGGCGCCAAGTTTAACCCGCTCATTGAAATGGGGGAATGGTGGCGCTTTTTGACACCGATGTTTTTGCATATCGGATTTTTGCATTTGCTGACTAACACGTTCGCTTTGTATTATTTAGGGTGGACGGTCGAGCGGCTGTACGGTTCGCTTCGATTTTTGCTCATTTACACAACAGCGGGCTTTTTTGGGACGTTGGCGAGTTTTTTGTTTACCCCGTCAATCTCTGCCGGGGCGTCCGGCGCCATTTTCGGATTGTTTGGGGCGCTCCTTTATTTCGGGACGGTATACCGGCACTTGTTTTTTCGCACGATGGGCATGAACGTGATCAGCTTAATTGTTGTCAACTTGCTGTTTGGCCTGCTTGTCCCCGGCATCGATAACGCCGGCCATATCGGCGGACTCATCGGCGGCTTTTTGGCGGCGGGCGCTGTCCATTTGCCGAAGCGCGCCGCTTGGCGGCGGCAGATGAAGGCGTTGGCCGCTGCGGCGCTGTTGGCCGCCGCCGGTTTATGGGCTGGCTTTCGCTAA
- a CDS encoding spore germination protein — protein MDKRVPKQPASRRLHDNASYLARRLGVGKSFDVIRLDLEYGGRAMALFMIDGFVKDDILHYLMKYLSRLEAHELKAHPLEKLLKTHLPYVEIGQTDDLEEAVAAVLAGPTALVVDGVEHIILIDARTYPVRGPQEPDTERVVRGARDGFVETFVFNTALIRRRVRDPSLRMEYVQVARRSKTDICICYIEEIADPELVRRVRQSIAAIDTDGLVMAEKTVEEFISGRHWNPYPVVRYTERPDTAAAHLYEGHVLVIVDGSPSVMITPATFWHHLQHAEEYRNKPIIGAYLRLVRFLAVWASVFLLPLWYLFMTEPELLPGQLQFLGKAKLGDIPLFAQLLMIEVGMDMLRMAAIHTPSSLATALGLVAALMIGGIAVEVGLFSNEVILYFSVAAIGTFATPSYEMSLANRLVRIALLILSGLFGLFGYVIGIAVWIVALARMSSFGIPYLWPFIPFSYRGMRDVLIRSPMPLKNRRPAILHPRDPDR, from the coding sequence ATGGACAAACGCGTGCCAAAACAGCCGGCCTCCCGCCGCCTTCATGACAATGCCAGTTATTTAGCTAGGCGGCTTGGGGTCGGCAAAAGCTTCGATGTCATTCGCCTTGACCTTGAGTATGGCGGACGGGCCATGGCGCTGTTTATGATCGATGGATTTGTCAAAGACGATATTTTGCATTATTTAATGAAATATTTATCCCGGCTTGAAGCGCATGAGCTCAAAGCCCACCCGCTCGAGAAGCTGTTAAAGACGCACCTTCCTTACGTGGAGATTGGGCAAACGGACGATCTCGAAGAAGCGGTCGCCGCTGTGCTTGCCGGGCCGACGGCGCTTGTCGTTGATGGGGTGGAACATATCATTTTGATCGACGCCCGCACGTATCCGGTGCGTGGGCCGCAAGAACCGGATACCGAACGGGTCGTGCGCGGGGCGCGCGATGGCTTTGTCGAGACGTTCGTCTTTAACACCGCGCTCATCCGCCGCCGCGTCCGCGACCCGTCGCTGCGCATGGAGTATGTGCAGGTAGCGCGGCGTTCAAAAACCGACATTTGTATTTGCTATATCGAGGAAATTGCCGATCCGGAGCTCGTTCGCCGCGTCCGTCAGTCGATCGCCGCCATTGACACGGACGGGCTCGTCATGGCGGAAAAAACGGTCGAGGAGTTTATTTCCGGGCGGCATTGGAACCCGTATCCGGTCGTCCGCTATACGGAACGTCCTGACACGGCGGCTGCTCATTTGTACGAAGGGCATGTGCTTGTCATTGTTGACGGATCGCCAAGCGTCATGATTACTCCGGCGACGTTTTGGCATCACTTGCAGCATGCCGAAGAATACCGGAACAAGCCGATCATCGGAGCGTATTTGCGGCTTGTCCGTTTTTTGGCTGTCTGGGCGTCGGTGTTTTTGCTGCCGCTTTGGTACTTGTTCATGACGGAGCCGGAGCTGTTGCCGGGGCAACTCCAATTTTTAGGAAAGGCGAAATTAGGCGATATTCCGCTTTTTGCCCAGCTTCTTATGATTGAGGTTGGGATGGATATGCTGCGGATGGCCGCCATTCATACCCCGTCTTCGCTGGCCACTGCGCTTGGCCTCGTCGCTGCGCTCATGATCGGCGGCATCGCTGTGGAAGTCGGTCTCTTTTCCAATGAGGTCATTTTGTATTTTTCTGTCGCTGCAATCGGCACGTTTGCCACGCCGAGCTATGAAATGAGTTTGGCGAATCGGCTCGTCCGCATCGCCTTGCTCATTTTGTCCGGTTTGTTCGGCCTGTTTGGCTATGTGATCGGCATTGCTGTTTGGATCGTTGCCTTGGCCCGGATGTCGTCGTTCGGCATTCCGTACTTATGGCCATTCATCCCGTTTTCCTATCGAGGGATGCGCGATGTGCTCATCCGTTCGCCGATGCCGCTGAAAAATCGGCGGCCGGCTATTCTCCATCCGCGCGATCCCGACCGCTAA
- a CDS encoding YqgQ family protein encodes MKTVYDVQQLLKRFGTIIYVGDRLADLELMEEEVKELYESQLIDAKQLQAALFILRHEAQIEREKRMAKG; translated from the coding sequence ATGAAGACAGTATATGATGTGCAACAGCTGCTCAAACGGTTTGGCACGATCATTTATGTCGGCGACCGGCTCGCCGATTTGGAGCTGATGGAAGAGGAAGTGAAAGAGCTGTACGAGTCTCAGCTGATCGATGCCAAACAGCTGCAAGCCGCGTTATTCATTTTGCGGCATGAAGCGCAAATCGAGCGGGAAAAACGAATGGCAAAAGGATGA
- a CDS encoding ROK family glucokinase has product MQQWLAGIDLGGTTIKMAFVTMSGDIVHKWEIPTNISNRGEHIVADIARSLDETLAALGETKERLLAIGIGAPGPVEEETGMLYEAVNLGWTNYPLKQQLESATALPVAVDNDANIAALGEMWKGAGGGARHLLFVTLGTGVGGGVIANGAIVRGTNGAGGEIGHMAMIADGGAPCNCGKTGCLETIASATGIVRIANEKLMADERPSALRGGEVTAKAVFDAAKAGDTLALEVVDEVTRCLGLALANAANVTNPEKIVIGGGVSKAGDILVKHVAVHFRRFAFPRVAAGAEIALATLGNDAGVIGGAWLAKALAGA; this is encoded by the coding sequence ATGCAACAATGGTTGGCAGGCATTGATCTTGGCGGTACAACGATCAAAATGGCGTTTGTTACAATGAGCGGCGATATCGTGCACAAATGGGAAATTCCAACAAACATTTCGAATCGCGGAGAGCATATCGTCGCTGATATCGCTCGATCGCTCGATGAGACGCTCGCCGCGCTCGGCGAGACGAAAGAGCGGTTGCTCGCGATCGGCATCGGCGCCCCTGGACCGGTCGAAGAGGAAACTGGCATGCTGTATGAAGCCGTCAATTTAGGGTGGACGAATTATCCTTTGAAACAGCAATTGGAATCGGCGACCGCGCTGCCGGTGGCCGTGGACAATGACGCCAATATCGCCGCGCTCGGCGAGATGTGGAAAGGAGCCGGAGGCGGTGCGCGCCATTTGCTGTTTGTGACGCTCGGCACCGGCGTCGGCGGCGGTGTAATCGCCAACGGCGCCATCGTGCGCGGGACGAACGGCGCCGGCGGGGAGATCGGCCATATGGCGATGATCGCCGATGGCGGTGCGCCGTGCAATTGCGGCAAAACCGGCTGCCTGGAAACGATCGCGTCGGCGACCGGCATCGTGCGGATCGCCAACGAAAAACTGATGGCTGATGAGCGGCCAAGCGCGCTGCGCGGCGGAGAAGTCACCGCCAAGGCTGTGTTTGACGCCGCCAAAGCGGGCGATACGCTCGCGTTGGAAGTCGTTGACGAGGTGACGCGCTGCCTCGGCTTGGCGTTGGCGAACGCCGCCAATGTGACCAATCCGGAGAAAATCGTCATCGGCGGCGGTGTCTCGAAAGCAGGCGACATACTCGTTAAGCATGTCGCTGTCCATTTCCGCCGTTTCGCTTTTCCGCGCGTCGCCGCTGGGGCGGAGATCGCCTTGGCGACGCTCGGCAACGATGCGGGCGTCATCGGCGGCGCCTGGCTGGCCAAAGCGCTGGCCGGCGCCTAA
- a CDS encoding M14 family metallopeptidase, giving the protein MRIQAWPGDTLEKYGRWFCVPTELIADANPHVEKGGLRPGQTVAIPGYEMMDTWEALAHCLSLPVEALRRLPGAMAVINGTAPLPKRITSPVVRRAEPYDFAALEEDIEALVRRYPFVRQRAIGHSVLGLPLVELQIGRGPVRVHMNGSFHANEWITTAVVMALIDDYLRALVDDAVLAGHRVLEYYHKVTLSIVPMVNPDGVNLVLNGPPEEEPHRSEAVRINGSSLDFSQWKANIRGVDLNNQFPARWEIEQARKPPKAPAPRDFPGFAPLTEPEAKAMAALAEASDFAMVVAFHTQGKEIYWGYEGLEPPEAEAAVRAMAEASGYKAVRYIDSHAGYRDWFIQTWKRRGYTVELGEGVNPLPLSQFAQIYQEALGLFLATLKMA; this is encoded by the coding sequence ATGCGCATTCAAGCATGGCCAGGCGATACGCTGGAAAAGTATGGGCGGTGGTTTTGCGTACCGACCGAGTTAATCGCAGACGCCAATCCGCACGTCGAAAAAGGGGGGCTGCGTCCAGGACAGACGGTCGCTATTCCGGGATACGAGATGATGGATACATGGGAAGCGCTCGCTCACTGTCTGTCGCTGCCGGTCGAGGCGCTGCGGCGGCTGCCGGGGGCGATGGCGGTCATCAACGGAACGGCGCCGCTGCCGAAGCGGATCACTTCCCCAGTTGTTCGCCGCGCTGAGCCATATGATTTTGCTGCTCTTGAAGAAGATATCGAAGCGCTCGTCCGCCGCTATCCGTTTGTGCGCCAACGGGCGATCGGCCATAGCGTGCTCGGATTGCCGCTTGTTGAGCTGCAAATCGGCCGCGGACCCGTGCGCGTCCATATGAATGGATCGTTCCATGCCAACGAGTGGATCACAACCGCGGTGGTCATGGCGCTCATTGATGATTATTTGCGGGCGCTTGTCGATGATGCCGTGCTTGCCGGCCATCGGGTGCTTGAGTATTACCATAAAGTCACCCTTTCGATCGTGCCGATGGTCAATCCGGATGGCGTCAACCTTGTGTTGAACGGCCCGCCCGAAGAGGAGCCGCACCGGAGCGAAGCCGTCCGCATAAACGGCAGTTCGCTCGATTTTTCGCAATGGAAAGCAAACATCCGCGGCGTTGATTTAAACAATCAATTTCCGGCCCGCTGGGAAATTGAACAGGCACGCAAGCCGCCAAAAGCGCCGGCGCCGCGCGATTTTCCCGGCTTTGCTCCGCTCACTGAGCCGGAGGCGAAGGCGATGGCAGCGTTGGCGGAAGCAAGCGATTTTGCGATGGTTGTCGCGTTTCATACGCAAGGAAAAGAAATCTACTGGGGATATGAAGGATTGGAGCCCCCAGAGGCGGAAGCAGCCGTCAGGGCGATGGCGGAAGCAAGCGGATACAAGGCTGTCCGCTACATTGACAGCCATGCCGGCTATCGAGATTGGTTCATTCAGACGTGGAAGCGGCGCGGCTATACGGTCGAGCTCGGCGAGGGCGTCAATCCGCTGCCGCTCTCGCAATTTGCGCAAATTTACCAAGAAGCCCTTGGCCTGTTTCTGGCCACGCTCAAAATGGCGTAA
- a CDS encoding DUF2759 domain-containing protein, translating into MGTVIIFALVTLLALYGMLRTLREKNVLGFLFGLGTAAVFGWFTIMTILHHGIPTGTH; encoded by the coding sequence ATGGGTACAGTCATTATTTTTGCGCTCGTGACGTTGCTTGCCCTTTATGGAATGCTTCGGACGTTGCGCGAGAAAAATGTGCTCGGGTTTTTGTTCGGACTTGGAACTGCAGCCGTATTCGGCTGGTTTACGATCATGACGATTTTGCATCATGGGATTCCGACCGGTACACATTAA
- a CDS encoding MBL fold metallo-hydrolase, with product MEWTRIPVGPIQANAYLLSAADGACVIVDPGAEGAALVRRIEEKQLTPLAILLTHAHFDHIGGIPDVLARWNIPVYLHENEKQWLQDPALNGSLYFGGPVVVRCEPTCITGRTTLTIGPFMFDVRETPGHSPGSVSYYCEAAQMVFSGDALFAGSIGRTDLPGGNHRQLLNSIHDELLTLPEETVVLSGHGPETTIGAEMDTNPFLHGFS from the coding sequence ATGGAGTGGACACGCATTCCCGTCGGCCCGATTCAGGCGAATGCTTACCTTTTGTCGGCCGCAGACGGCGCATGCGTTATCGTTGACCCCGGAGCGGAAGGGGCAGCGCTCGTTCGTCGGATCGAAGAAAAACAGCTGACTCCGCTGGCGATTTTGTTGACGCACGCCCATTTTGACCATATCGGCGGCATTCCGGATGTGCTCGCCCGCTGGAACATTCCGGTGTATTTGCATGAAAACGAAAAACAGTGGCTGCAAGATCCGGCGTTAAACGGCTCGCTTTATTTTGGCGGCCCGGTCGTTGTCCGCTGTGAACCGACATGCATCACAGGACGAACGACGCTGACGATCGGCCCGTTTATGTTTGACGTCCGCGAAACGCCAGGCCACTCGCCGGGCAGCGTCTCGTATTATTGCGAAGCGGCGCAAATGGTATTTTCCGGTGATGCGCTGTTTGCCGGCAGCATCGGGCGCACCGATTTGCCAGGCGGCAATCACCGTCAGCTGCTAAATAGCATCCATGATGAGCTGCTCACGCTGCCCGAGGAGACGGTTGTCCTTTCTGGCCACGGGCCGGAGACGACGATCGGCGCAGAAATGGATACAAACCCGTTTTTGCACGGGTTTTCATAA
- a CDS encoding class I SAM-dependent methyltransferase — protein sequence MNRLYKEVAAAPGGRVSYADYMQMALYDERFGYYMREREKIGKEGDFFTNSSLAAVFGKALASFWIRLVERGGLPPAVCEWGGGDGRLALAVLEEWKKKSPHTYQKLSYTIIDQSPFHRRRQQETLRPVAEKVRQYDGIPRWLDECGSFSGIVFSNEFFDAFPVHVITKEHGVLYECFVAARGGRLVEEKAPLRNPDIIRYLDERGLALAEGQRLEVPLAMKRFWLEIGPLFRQAVMVTIDYGCTDEQLVAPARRHGSLRGYFRHQLIADPLLRPGEMDLTSHVQWDAFRLYARQAGWEEVAFVRQDRFLLAAGLLNEWAVSENAELFSAASRQNRMIRALIADDGISRFFDVFIHQKGAKLSAADMWAAPEFLP from the coding sequence ATGAACCGACTGTACAAGGAGGTTGCCGCGGCGCCGGGCGGACGGGTGTCATATGCCGACTACATGCAAATGGCTCTTTATGATGAACGCTTCGGCTATTACATGCGTGAGCGGGAGAAAATAGGAAAGGAAGGCGATTTTTTCACGAACAGCTCTTTGGCAGCGGTGTTCGGAAAAGCGCTCGCCTCGTTTTGGATTCGGCTCGTGGAACGGGGAGGGCTGCCGCCGGCCGTTTGCGAATGGGGGGGCGGGGACGGGCGTTTAGCGCTGGCCGTATTGGAAGAATGGAAGAAAAAAAGCCCGCATACGTATCAAAAGTTGTCGTACACGATCATCGACCAAAGCCCATTTCACCGCCGACGACAGCAGGAAACGCTGCGTCCGGTCGCGGAAAAAGTGAGGCAATATGATGGCATCCCCCGTTGGCTCGATGAGTGCGGGTCGTTTTCCGGCATCGTGTTTAGCAACGAGTTTTTTGACGCCTTTCCGGTTCATGTCATCACAAAAGAACATGGCGTTTTATACGAATGTTTCGTCGCCGCTCGCGGCGGCCGGCTCGTCGAAGAAAAAGCGCCGCTTCGAAATCCGGACATCATTCGTTATTTGGACGAGCGCGGGTTGGCGCTCGCTGAAGGCCAGCGTCTCGAAGTGCCGCTGGCGATGAAACGGTTTTGGCTTGAGATCGGGCCGCTGTTCCGCCAGGCGGTGATGGTGACCATCGATTACGGCTGCACGGATGAACAGCTGGTTGCACCAGCGCGTCGGCACGGAAGCTTGCGCGGCTATTTCCGCCATCAGCTCATTGCTGACCCGCTCCTCCGTCCGGGGGAGATGGATTTGACGTCTCATGTGCAATGGGATGCATTTCGTTTATATGCCCGGCAGGCCGGGTGGGAGGAAGTGGCATTCGTCCGCCAAGATCGTTTTTTGTTAGCGGCTGGCCTTTTAAACGAATGGGCCGTTTCCGAGAACGCGGAGTTGTTTTCGGCGGCGAGCCGGCAAAACCGGATGATCCGTGCGCTCATTGCTGATGACGGCATCAGCCGCTTTTTTGATGTGTTCATTCACCAAAAAGGAGCAAAGCTTTCTGCTGCCGACATGTGGGCGGCGCCGGAGTTTTTGCCGTAA
- a CDS encoding DUF2626 family protein codes for MDRMFRVLAFWTGIFAVMFYLGHMHTTSLIFFGQTVFFLFLGFLKLTERMYIYIFGAYLTIFFAAFTYWTTFMMVPGMGE; via the coding sequence ATGGACCGCATGTTCCGCGTGCTCGCTTTTTGGACCGGCATTTTCGCTGTCATGTTTTACCTCGGCCATATGCATACGACATCGCTCATCTTCTTTGGCCAAACGGTGTTTTTCCTGTTCCTCGGCTTTTTAAAACTGACCGAGAGAATGTACATTTATATTTTCGGGGCGTATTTAACTATTTTCTTTGCCGCGTTCACGTATTGGACGACGTTTATGATGGTGCCCGGCATGGGCGAATAA
- a CDS encoding metalloregulator ArsR/SmtB family transcription factor, producing the protein MEQTLKITNVLSDPTRFHIYEYMAKIHREVSVQEIAEKFHIHPNVARLHLTKLEDVRMVVSDTQKTGKGGRPSRLYRLSDEVVGLYFPFRDYKLLAQIAIQTMAKLGPTGLEALRETGKQFGYELVASRLPHNGSTSALTLEEKIRIMEEAAEAAGFLPQFHYEEDEGMLCLDIFNCPFKEIAVQQPDTVCGMHHAFLEGMVEALFADANMAETENMMDGSRRCAYRIAIRP; encoded by the coding sequence ATGGAACAAACGTTAAAAATTACAAACGTGCTGTCTGACCCAACAAGGTTCCATATTTACGAATACATGGCTAAAATACACCGCGAAGTTTCTGTTCAAGAGATCGCCGAAAAGTTTCACATCCATCCGAACGTCGCCCGTCTTCACTTGACAAAGCTAGAAGATGTCCGCATGGTCGTATCGGATACGCAAAAGACCGGAAAAGGCGGACGGCCGAGCCGGTTGTATCGGTTGTCGGACGAAGTCGTCGGTCTGTACTTTCCGTTCCGCGATTACAAACTTTTGGCTCAAATCGCCATTCAAACGATGGCCAAACTCGGTCCGACCGGGCTTGAAGCGCTGCGTGAAACAGGGAAACAGTTCGGCTATGAACTCGTTGCCAGCCGCTTGCCGCATAACGGTTCAACGAGCGCGCTTACCTTGGAGGAAAAAATCCGCATCATGGAGGAAGCAGCTGAGGCGGCCGGGTTTCTTCCGCAATTTCACTATGAAGAAGACGAAGGAATGCTTTGCCTTGACATTTTTAACTGTCCGTTCAAGGAGATCGCCGTACAGCAGCCTGATACCGTTTGCGGCATGCACCATGCTTTTTTAGAAGGAATGGTGGAAGCGCTGTTTGCCGATGCGAACATGGCTGAAACAGAGAATATGATGGATGGCAGCCGCCGTTGCGCCTACCGCATCGCCATCCGCCCGTAG